A window from Phaeocystidibacter marisrubri encodes these proteins:
- a CDS encoding tetratricopeptide repeat protein, giving the protein MKKILPQLLGCLVLVLIATFTATKGELLNYDDERYIASNPWLNGTSNPDESILTTFFDGHYHPLTLISLKLDLGFGKDPIAAHHTVNWLLHGLNATVLLWFVFTLTGNRKLALGVALLWGLHPVAVESYAWMTERKNVLYALFFLLASTQYILYLKERKMARLGYVALFFALSCLSKAQGILLVPVLFLLDYYVSGLLWDRSRWKEKLGFVLAAIAVAYIGQLAQNEAWNVSEQTYGVVNRLFTGSYAFAVYIIHTVIPVGLSPYYPYPADYNAELSILHYLSPLVFVAYALALFKAYRRGAKLWFFGLCWFIVNVVLLLKILEVPFGAYIMADRYAYVPMMGLLIPLVSELYTLVQKYVKAKNPEYIATGAIALVFVVLLRSGISDWKSSESLWSKVVDEYPAYPHAYNMLALGYIGEGNAEDAIQTFEQLDQLSPDKSDAPINLAVLYEQMGNSLDADEQLEIALQREPENEQVLEKATIIKLRRNKLEDALRYSAKAIELYPESVELYILRSQVLARNGQVEEAIDLLEEQPQTNAVQKLIGQLQQLQRSTPSQGASRERNAAKMFMDQGVQAAKSGNYDLALENFDKAIQADPTMYEAYANRGSFYARVGETAEAEANFLQAVKINPGAFTVHAMLGLLYAETGDVQKSCYHYRVAANGGVQVDPRMLAKCEENGL; this is encoded by the coding sequence ATGAAGAAGATTTTACCTCAATTACTCGGATGTCTGGTGTTGGTGCTGATTGCAACTTTCACGGCCACCAAGGGAGAATTGTTGAACTATGACGATGAACGCTATATCGCTAGTAATCCGTGGTTGAATGGGACGTCAAATCCAGATGAATCAATCCTGACGACTTTTTTTGATGGTCACTATCATCCATTAACCCTCATCAGTTTGAAGCTGGATTTGGGCTTTGGAAAGGATCCCATTGCTGCCCACCACACGGTGAATTGGTTGTTGCATGGATTGAATGCCACAGTCCTCTTGTGGTTTGTGTTTACGCTGACAGGCAATCGAAAACTTGCATTGGGCGTAGCCTTGTTGTGGGGATTGCACCCCGTTGCTGTAGAGAGTTATGCATGGATGACTGAACGAAAGAATGTATTGTATGCCCTGTTTTTCCTCTTGGCAAGTACCCAGTATATACTTTACCTGAAGGAGAGAAAGATGGCCCGATTGGGGTATGTGGCTCTGTTCTTCGCGCTATCGTGTTTGTCAAAAGCTCAAGGAATATTGCTGGTGCCCGTTCTCTTTTTATTGGATTACTATGTATCTGGTTTGCTGTGGGATAGGAGTAGATGGAAGGAGAAGTTGGGATTCGTGCTCGCAGCTATTGCAGTCGCCTACATCGGACAGTTAGCGCAGAATGAAGCGTGGAATGTAAGTGAACAGACTTACGGAGTGGTCAACCGCCTGTTTACGGGGTCATATGCTTTTGCGGTGTACATAATACATACTGTTATTCCGGTTGGACTTTCACCGTACTATCCATATCCAGCAGATTACAATGCGGAGTTATCAATCTTACATTATTTGTCGCCTTTGGTTTTTGTAGCCTATGCTCTTGCCCTTTTCAAGGCCTATCGCAGAGGAGCGAAGCTTTGGTTCTTTGGCCTGTGTTGGTTCATCGTGAACGTGGTATTACTTCTCAAGATACTAGAAGTGCCATTCGGAGCATACATCATGGCAGATCGATATGCTTATGTTCCAATGATGGGGTTGTTGATCCCTCTCGTTTCTGAATTGTACACGCTGGTTCAGAAATATGTCAAAGCCAAGAATCCAGAATACATCGCAACTGGCGCAATTGCATTGGTGTTCGTGGTTTTGCTGCGCAGTGGAATCTCAGATTGGAAATCCAGCGAGTCGCTTTGGTCGAAAGTGGTGGATGAATATCCAGCATATCCTCATGCCTACAATATGTTGGCCTTGGGCTACATTGGTGAGGGAAATGCAGAAGATGCTATCCAGACATTTGAACAGTTAGATCAACTCAGTCCGGACAAATCAGATGCTCCAATCAACCTTGCGGTTTTATATGAGCAAATGGGGAATTCACTGGATGCGGATGAACAGTTGGAAATTGCACTCCAACGGGAGCCGGAGAATGAGCAAGTTCTTGAGAAGGCTACTATTATCAAACTGAGAAGGAACAAGTTGGAAGATGCCTTACGGTATTCCGCTAAGGCCATCGAACTGTATCCTGAATCTGTGGAGTTGTACATTTTGCGCTCACAGGTCTTGGCACGAAATGGTCAGGTGGAAGAGGCAATAGACCTTCTTGAAGAGCAACCTCAAACCAATGCGGTTCAAAAACTCATTGGACAACTCCAACAATTGCAACGAAGTACACCATCACAGGGGGCGTCACGAGAACGCAATGCGGCTAAGATGTTCATGGACCAAGGCGTACAAGCGGCTAAGTCGGGCAATTATGATCTCGCATTAGAGAACTTCGACAAGGCTATTCAGGCAGATCCCACCATGTACGAGGCCTACGCTAACCGAGGTAGCTTCTACGCTCGTGTTGGAGAAACGGCTGAAGCAGAAGCCAACTTTCTTCAGGCGGTGAAGATCAACCCCGGGGCCTTTACCGTGCATGCCATGTTAGGGTTGCTCTATGCCGAAACGGGAGATGTTCAGAAATCCTGTTATCACTACCGTGTAGCGGCTAATGGAGGGGTTCAAGTAGACCCTCGTATGTTGGCGAAATGTGAGGAGAATGGACTGTAA
- a CDS encoding GYDIA family GHMP kinase yields the protein MSHSFGPKQIHASGKLMLTGEYAVLDGALAWAVPTVLGQNLSAIPSPGAGLKWQSTNSKGEAWFRGLWDSDGKLLNQNDIEVAETLHRLLMKALDLNSNPFGGWSVETQLEFPNEWGLGSSSSLVALLAHWLEVNPHELFYNTLTGSGYDVAVAYENAGVLFQLHESKPEYEVTLHHPTFADQLYFAYSGKKQNSQREVKSYSQLAPEMRQTLVDPITELTEQMHSTENFHHFCQCMSQHEEILGTIMEREVLQNTIPNLSGTIKHLGAWGGDFFLLATEDSRDLERLKAHGITTIFNWNELIL from the coding sequence ATGAGTCATTCATTTGGCCCGAAGCAAATTCACGCTTCCGGAAAGTTGATGCTTACCGGAGAGTACGCCGTACTCGATGGTGCACTCGCTTGGGCTGTACCTACAGTTCTAGGCCAAAACCTTTCGGCCATCCCTTCTCCTGGCGCTGGTCTTAAATGGCAAAGCACCAATAGTAAAGGCGAAGCATGGTTTAGAGGTCTTTGGGATTCTGATGGAAAATTGCTCAATCAGAACGACATCGAAGTAGCAGAAACCTTGCATCGACTTTTGATGAAAGCCCTCGACCTCAACTCCAACCCGTTTGGAGGATGGAGTGTTGAAACTCAACTTGAGTTCCCTAATGAATGGGGCTTGGGTTCGAGCAGCAGTCTAGTTGCTTTACTCGCCCATTGGTTGGAAGTTAACCCACATGAACTTTTCTACAATACACTCACAGGCTCTGGATATGATGTAGCAGTGGCTTATGAAAATGCTGGGGTCCTCTTTCAACTTCACGAATCGAAACCAGAATATGAGGTAACTCTACATCACCCCACCTTCGCGGATCAACTCTATTTCGCCTATTCCGGCAAAAAGCAAAATAGTCAGCGAGAAGTGAAAAGCTATAGTCAGCTGGCTCCCGAAATGCGCCAAACACTCGTAGACCCCATCACGGAATTAACGGAACAAATGCACTCCACTGAGAATTTTCATCATTTCTGTCAATGCATGTCTCAGCATGAGGAAATACTCGGCACGATTATGGAAAGGGAGGTTCTCCAGAATACGATACCTAACCTCAGTGGAACGATCAAGCATTTAGGAGCATGGGGAGGCGATTTTTTCTTACTCGCTACAGAAGACTCCCGAGACCTAGAGCGACTTAAAGCTCATGGAATCACAACGATTTTCAACTGGAATGAATTAATTCTATAG
- a CDS encoding energy transducer TonB produces MLASRFALILKTLLIGVFTLSSVCVFSQSISIEEMARITRGDSPFQVSSRFSPLSEKVNPLLDVEIDTLAYRIPAMVTRWADSLHSFSIHRTRSAGHIVTWDFSRSEIEDIRNKLEPYRKGDSILYIFHKPGMYTQNGPAVDFYITNDTTLISVQRIEWNAYPCLIRWKDGMTAGCVGWYELLNIAEGNSAYNLDTTWTNIEPAEDIVRFRVPLGQSEFIVKGEPEVWRQRENGPYIQRVATDDGNYVRYVTYLECAKYLEDLISECSSEEVPVVHLALPYDQESRDADKFEYFYSTIGLPVYTLNGYHMAIFHDHSNQTSTIIVGPAESWEQNMKENEPSHVYIYPSLNSIIERQFTQSLEDYPVFSDMDYINTHTSGEARPSLPECTETSEHEKFICFQQKINSTIAKHFEFPEISRQIGSQGRAWVDFVIATNGAIVGINVVRSSGDIEIDKAAMRAVGHLPQMIPAILDGKPVRMRYSVPLNARLQ; encoded by the coding sequence ATGTTGGCATCTCGATTCGCTCTCATCCTAAAAACACTCCTCATCGGTGTGTTCACTCTTTCCTCTGTTTGTGTCTTTTCTCAATCCATCTCTATTGAAGAGATGGCAAGAATCACCCGAGGAGATTCACCGTTTCAAGTATCCAGTCGCTTTTCACCTCTTTCAGAAAAGGTGAACCCACTATTGGACGTTGAAATCGATACACTCGCCTATCGCATCCCTGCTATGGTTACGCGTTGGGCTGACTCTCTTCACTCCTTTAGCATACACAGAACGAGATCTGCTGGTCACATCGTTACGTGGGATTTCTCTCGATCTGAAATTGAGGATATCCGCAATAAATTAGAGCCCTACAGAAAGGGAGACAGTATCCTCTACATCTTCCACAAGCCTGGCATGTATACCCAAAACGGCCCTGCTGTTGATTTCTACATCACAAACGACACAACCTTAATCTCGGTACAGCGCATTGAATGGAATGCCTATCCTTGTTTGATTCGTTGGAAAGATGGAATGACAGCCGGTTGTGTAGGATGGTACGAGTTGCTGAATATCGCAGAGGGGAATTCAGCATACAACTTGGATACAACTTGGACCAATATTGAACCCGCTGAAGACATCGTTCGATTTCGTGTGCCACTTGGCCAAAGTGAATTTATTGTGAAAGGCGAACCAGAAGTTTGGCGACAAAGAGAAAACGGCCCATACATTCAGAGAGTTGCGACCGATGATGGAAACTATGTCCGCTACGTCACATACCTAGAATGCGCTAAATATTTAGAGGATCTCATTTCAGAGTGTTCATCCGAAGAGGTGCCAGTGGTTCACTTGGCCCTACCCTATGATCAAGAATCCAGAGACGCCGACAAGTTTGAATACTTCTACTCTACCATAGGCCTCCCCGTCTATACACTAAATGGTTATCACATGGCCATCTTTCATGATCACTCCAACCAAACCTCTACGATCATTGTTGGCCCTGCTGAATCATGGGAACAAAACATGAAAGAGAACGAGCCGTCCCATGTCTACATCTACCCTTCTCTTAATTCAATTATCGAGCGCCAGTTCACGCAATCCCTAGAGGATTACCCTGTGTTTAGTGACATGGACTATATCAACACGCACACAAGTGGTGAAGCTCGACCTTCATTACCTGAATGTACAGAGACTAGCGAACATGAAAAATTCATTTGCTTTCAACAAAAGATCAACTCGACCATCGCTAAGCATTTCGAATTTCCAGAAATCAGTCGACAAATAGGTAGCCAGGGAAGAGCTTGGGTTGATTTTGTCATTGCCACCAATGGAGCCATCGTTGGCATCAATGTAGTGCGTTCTTCTGGGGATATTGAAATTGACAAGGCTGCCATGCGAGCGGTGGGTCATCTCCCACAGATGATTCCAGCTATACTAGACGGCAAGCCAGTTCGCATGCGATACAGCGTCCCTCTAAATGCAAGATTGCAATAG
- a CDS encoding DoxX family protein, translating into MKFFKEVKSHSKGVDFSILILRLTFGGAMLVHGLSKWRKLFSGEEIDFIDPIGIGETESLVLAVFAEVVCAILLMIGWMTRFALIPLLATMMVAYFIVHWNDDFGSKEASLLYGVAYLALFITGPGQFSLDRLRKKPSRF; encoded by the coding sequence ATGAAGTTCTTCAAAGAAGTAAAATCTCACAGTAAAGGCGTTGATTTCTCAATATTAATTTTGCGATTAACCTTCGGAGGGGCTATGCTCGTGCACGGCTTATCGAAATGGAGGAAGCTTTTCAGTGGAGAGGAAATTGACTTCATTGATCCGATTGGAATTGGAGAGACCGAAAGTTTAGTACTGGCCGTATTTGCAGAAGTAGTCTGTGCCATTTTGTTGATGATAGGTTGGATGACGCGCTTTGCTCTTATCCCCCTACTGGCGACTATGATGGTTGCCTATTTCATCGTTCATTGGAACGACGATTTTGGCTCGAAGGAAGCATCTCTGTTGTATGGCGTGGCTTATTTGGCCTTGTTTATTACCGGTCCAGGGCAATTTTCTCTGGATAGATTAAGAAAGAAGCCTAGCCGATTCTAA
- a CDS encoding META domain-containing protein — translation MKLMTTLLPIFSLLLNTDLPTVHSQLMETDSIRASTDSSQLAGIKWDLMELITPDGESVTDFHRSSPYVVFSKNGKLSGYTTCNSFLVSYLTDENQKLTVYRDFEMTTFACLDDELDKALVYAIRSSSSFKISDNELHLMAGDVLVLKFMKS, via the coding sequence ATGAAACTGATGACAACCCTCCTTCCGATATTCAGCCTGCTACTGAACACAGACTTGCCAACTGTACATTCTCAATTGATGGAAACCGATTCGATTCGAGCTTCGACCGATTCGTCTCAACTCGCTGGAATCAAATGGGATTTAATGGAACTGATCACTCCTGATGGAGAAAGCGTAACTGATTTTCATCGATCAAGTCCATATGTCGTCTTTTCAAAGAATGGAAAACTTTCCGGCTATACCACCTGCAATAGCTTTCTCGTTAGTTATCTCACTGACGAAAACCAAAAACTAACGGTTTATAGAGATTTTGAGATGACTACCTTCGCCTGTTTAGATGATGAATTAGATAAAGCTCTCGTTTATGCCATCCGTTCGTCTTCTTCTTTCAAAATCTCTGATAATGAACTGCATTTAATGGCAGGAGATGTATTGGTATTAAAATTCATGAAGTCTTGA
- a CDS encoding hydroxymethylglutaryl-CoA reductase, degradative, whose translation MKQPIKGFSKLSKEGKIEWLVNEHFENPEEARELLKEYWHSNEKRQQLHDDFIENTMTNYFLPFGVAPNFLINNQLYTLPMTIEESSVVAAASKAAGFWLKRGGFKTEIISTTKVGHVHFNYAGSFETLSTLFEDWKPKFYEETEELTANMRARGGGILSIALVNKTDVLENYYQIEARFETCDSMGANFINSCLEQFAQVMRADIELRTDLSAEDRDLQVVMCILSNYTPECVVRAEVSCKVEELNDDKDVSPEEFASKFQRAVRIAEVEPYRATTHNKGIMNGIDAVVIATGNDFRAIEAASHTYASRNGQYSSLTHCKVENGVFTFWIEIPLALGTVGGLTKLHPMVKLAHEMLGDPNSETLMGIVAASGLAQNFAALRALVTTGIQKGHMKMHLFNILNQLEATPEERDAIVKHFTDKVPHHNLVVSKFCELRGIPVPKSGVNKDK comes from the coding sequence ATGAAACAACCGATTAAGGGATTCAGTAAACTTTCTAAGGAAGGTAAAATAGAGTGGTTAGTAAACGAACACTTTGAAAATCCTGAAGAAGCACGCGAATTGCTAAAGGAGTATTGGCATTCGAACGAAAAGCGTCAACAACTACACGACGATTTCATCGAAAACACGATGACCAACTACTTCCTCCCGTTTGGAGTAGCTCCTAATTTCCTAATTAACAATCAACTGTACACTCTTCCCATGACCATTGAAGAGAGTTCGGTGGTTGCTGCAGCCTCGAAAGCTGCGGGCTTCTGGTTGAAAAGAGGAGGTTTTAAAACGGAAATCATCAGCACAACTAAAGTAGGCCATGTTCACTTTAACTATGCTGGATCGTTTGAAACGCTTTCTACACTCTTTGAAGATTGGAAACCAAAATTCTACGAAGAGACTGAAGAACTCACGGCTAATATGCGTGCTCGTGGAGGTGGTATTTTGAGTATTGCTCTGGTCAATAAAACGGATGTCCTCGAAAACTACTACCAAATTGAAGCGCGTTTTGAAACGTGTGATTCAATGGGGGCAAACTTCATCAACTCTTGTTTAGAGCAATTTGCTCAGGTAATGAGAGCAGATATCGAGTTGAGAACCGATCTATCAGCTGAAGACCGCGATCTTCAAGTGGTTATGTGCATCTTGAGTAACTACACCCCAGAATGTGTAGTTCGCGCAGAAGTGTCTTGTAAGGTTGAAGAACTCAACGATGACAAGGATGTATCTCCAGAGGAGTTTGCCAGCAAATTCCAGCGTGCCGTTCGAATTGCCGAGGTGGAGCCTTACCGAGCAACAACGCACAACAAGGGAATTATGAATGGTATTGATGCCGTTGTAATTGCAACGGGAAATGACTTCCGAGCTATCGAAGCAGCATCGCATACCTATGCTTCTAGAAACGGACAGTATTCCAGCCTCACACACTGTAAAGTGGAGAACGGCGTATTTACTTTCTGGATTGAAATCCCTCTTGCCTTGGGAACTGTTGGTGGATTGACCAAGCTTCATCCAATGGTGAAACTCGCTCACGAGATGCTCGGCGATCCCAACAGTGAAACACTGATGGGTATTGTTGCTGCTTCAGGACTAGCTCAAAACTTTGCTGCCCTTCGTGCATTGGTTACCACAGGTATTCAAAAAGGTCACATGAAAATGCACCTTTTCAATATTCTCAACCAACTTGAAGCCACTCCGGAAGAACGCGATGCCATTGTAAAGCACTTTACCGATAAGGTGCCACATCACAACTTGGTTGTTTCCAAATTCTGCGAACTCAGAGGCATTCCTGTACCTAAGTCAGGTGTGAATAAAGACAAATGA
- a CDS encoding TonB-dependent receptor, translated as MKQFFAVCVALSTSVLGYAQSFEGQVVDKLGNPVPNVLISQDNSVIGQTDANGTFSMNCPSGSIVFSSIGFAKTELSYVNCDEKMIVELQNSEVIQVVDVFGRYADPQIDLPQQQNRSVVTRADLQEQTGLFLEESMNRTPGVRVEKRTMAGGQRVTIRGYGNTERFNGYGYRAYLNGIPVTNAEGVTTLDDIDPSLLQNITVIKGPAGTRYGNGIAGAVLMESLQPAKSGTRVSQEGLVGSYGLWRTNTRFENRDENSSIILNYGHQNYDSYRIHSASKKDFLSLYGNVNYAANRSMSYYFGYANSQDQLAGQLDSTQFYNRENIGEDRYLGNDGRVYYEGYRAGLSHAVQFGSWSNNTSVFFSNIDLEQAYAVGLNRKNTTGAGARTVFDWANSDGYLVGSVGAELQFNSAYGKTYRYMDHVILGVNSDIEFDGANAMTFTEWTYQFAPKWSITGGLSYTSVKYDITDRLTYVSGHVDGSGNLTFPSQLSPRLSLLKEVSNALSFQLSYSRGFSAPTSSHIVIGQTGEVNTSLIPEMADQVEFHGFGSTVDNRLRYDLNVYALMIRDKITTEAIADSTGSVIYTRSTNAGGQNNFGVELALDYAIIRGSSSLVKNLNLSANYSYSNHTYDGFMSDANNNSATEDYSGNAVSGVPPHLANIMLTGEFAGGFYANIGWQYVDEMPITFDNKHFAPSFNLLNAKVGYKIELGRFALDAFVGGQNLTNDLYYTMIVLNQSFSGPSSPKVYLPGVTSSSFYSGLKLSYKL; from the coding sequence ATGAAACAGTTTTTCGCTGTTTGCGTAGCCTTATCAACTTCAGTTCTAGGCTATGCACAATCCTTTGAAGGCCAAGTGGTCGACAAGCTAGGTAACCCTGTGCCTAATGTTTTGATCTCGCAAGACAATTCTGTGATCGGTCAGACGGATGCAAATGGAACCTTTAGTATGAATTGTCCATCTGGAAGCATTGTGTTTTCGAGTATCGGTTTTGCAAAGACGGAGTTGTCTTACGTGAACTGCGACGAGAAGATGATAGTGGAGCTTCAAAATTCAGAGGTAATTCAGGTAGTTGATGTTTTTGGACGGTATGCCGATCCTCAAATTGACTTGCCACAACAACAGAATAGAAGTGTAGTGACTCGTGCAGATCTGCAGGAGCAAACCGGTTTGTTCTTGGAAGAAAGTATGAACAGAACTCCGGGAGTTCGCGTAGAGAAACGCACCATGGCCGGAGGTCAGCGGGTTACAATTCGCGGGTACGGAAATACCGAGCGCTTTAATGGCTACGGATATCGAGCATACTTGAATGGTATTCCCGTGACAAATGCAGAAGGGGTAACCACTTTGGATGACATCGATCCTTCCCTTCTTCAGAATATCACTGTAATTAAAGGTCCAGCAGGCACGAGGTATGGCAATGGAATTGCAGGTGCGGTTTTGATGGAGTCGCTCCAACCCGCGAAAAGTGGAACTCGCGTTTCTCAAGAGGGACTGGTGGGATCATACGGACTTTGGCGCACCAACACGCGTTTCGAAAACCGAGATGAGAATTCCTCTATCATTCTGAATTACGGTCATCAGAATTACGATTCATACCGCATACACAGCGCTTCAAAGAAGGATTTCCTATCCCTTTACGGCAATGTCAATTACGCGGCAAATCGGTCAATGAGCTATTACTTCGGATACGCGAATTCGCAAGATCAATTGGCGGGTCAATTGGACTCTACACAATTCTATAACAGAGAGAACATAGGAGAGGATCGCTATTTGGGTAATGATGGTCGTGTGTATTACGAAGGATATCGGGCCGGACTTTCTCATGCGGTACAATTCGGATCTTGGTCGAATAACACGAGCGTTTTCTTTTCAAATATTGATCTTGAACAAGCGTATGCAGTGGGTTTGAATAGAAAGAACACCACAGGAGCTGGGGCGAGAACGGTCTTTGATTGGGCAAACTCCGACGGATACTTGGTAGGTAGCGTGGGGGCAGAATTGCAATTCAACAGTGCTTATGGCAAGACATATCGCTACATGGATCATGTCATTCTTGGAGTGAATTCTGATATCGAGTTTGACGGAGCTAATGCCATGACCTTTACAGAATGGACGTACCAATTTGCTCCTAAATGGAGTATTACTGGAGGCCTTAGTTACACTTCGGTTAAGTATGATATCACTGATCGACTCACCTATGTATCAGGTCATGTAGATGGAAGTGGCAATCTGACCTTCCCTTCGCAGTTGAGTCCTCGCCTTAGCCTTTTGAAAGAAGTGTCGAATGCCTTGAGTTTTCAGTTGAGCTATAGCCGTGGTTTTTCTGCCCCAACCTCTTCGCACATCGTGATTGGACAAACTGGAGAAGTGAATACATCACTGATTCCTGAAATGGCTGATCAGGTTGAATTTCATGGGTTTGGATCTACTGTCGACAACCGTTTGCGCTACGATTTGAATGTGTACGCACTGATGATTAGAGACAAAATCACAACGGAGGCGATCGCGGATAGTACGGGGTCTGTGATCTATACACGCTCCACCAATGCAGGCGGTCAGAACAATTTCGGAGTAGAGTTAGCTCTGGATTATGCAATTATTCGAGGATCTTCATCCCTTGTGAAAAACTTGAATTTGTCTGCTAATTACTCGTACAGCAACCATACCTATGATGGCTTTATGAGTGATGCTAATAACAACTCGGCTACTGAAGATTATTCTGGTAATGCAGTTTCAGGTGTGCCGCCGCATTTGGCAAATATCATGCTGACCGGTGAGTTTGCTGGTGGATTCTATGCGAACATCGGTTGGCAATATGTAGACGAAATGCCGATCACATTCGACAACAAACACTTCGCTCCATCTTTCAATTTGTTGAATGCCAAGGTGGGGTACAAGATAGAGCTTGGTCGATTTGCATTGGATGCATTTGTAGGTGGACAGAATCTCACCAACGATTTGTACTATACCATGATCGTCTTGAATCAGAGCTTTTCTGGACCAAGTTCACCTAAGGTTTACTTGCCAGGGGTAACGAGTTCATCCTTCTACAGCGGCTTGAAACTTTCGTACAAACTCTAA